The sequence CCATTTCCCTGCGCCTGTGTTCACCTCGAAGGTGGTCAGGAGACCCGCGCCCACGGACATGATGCAGGACCCAATGATGGCGAGTGGAGTGTAGTATCCGATCTTTGAGTTCACGATCCCACCACCAACGGACCCGACGACCATTGAGAGCATCATTGGGAGGAGGCGAATACCCGACTCGACAGCAGTGTTACCTTTGATGGACTGGAACCAGATTGGAAGGAAGTACACTATCCTTGAGTTAGTGGACTGTACAAGCACTTGGAGGCAGATGGTCGGGAGAGGGCTTGAGTACCAAAGATGTAATTCCCTGAGCCTACGCAGAGGGTCTGCCAGAAGCCAGAGATGATGCTGCGCTGCGAAAAGATGCGCACGGGCAGTGTCGCAGTCTTGGGAACGAGGATCTGAACGGCGACGAACGCGATGAGCAGCACGCCCATGAGAACCAGACACGCCACCACACGGCCGTTGCTCCACTGCAGATCATTAGTTGAGGTTTCAAAAATCACTCAGTCCGATTCGACGTACAGTATATGTCTGACCACCCCACTGTAATGCCAGCACAAGGCAAACCACCCCGGTGACTAAGAAAGTGGTTCCCAGGAAGTCCAGCTGGAGCAGCTTCTCCACCCACGGAATCCTCGTGGTATCCTGTTTGGGGATCTTGAGGCAGAAGGCAATAAAGATCATCGCCGCACCTCCGATCGGAAGATTGACGTAGAAGCACCATCGCCAAGTCACATTGGATGTAAAAGCACCGCCGATCAAGGGACCCACGATCGAGGCAAGGCCGAATAAGGCGCCGAATAAGCCCTGAATCTGCGGACGTTTCTCTAGAGGGACGGAATGAATGATGCACATGATCTGGACATAGCCTGTCAGCCCGACTTGTATCAATGGGGAGCGCCGCTGTCGGGGGTCAACTTACAGTTCCAGCCAGAATACCAGCCGCACCCACTCCGCAGATTGCTCTTCCGACGATAAAAGCCACAGAGTTGGGAGCAGCTCCGCAGATAGCAGAGGCCACCTCAAACAGTAGAATACTGGCAAGAAACACAGTTCGCACCGAGAACAGCTTGTACATTTTCCCAAACAGGAGTTGAAACGCGCAGCATGTCAACAGGTACGAGCTTCCGTACCAGCCCACATCGTTGAGAGAGTCGAATTCGTCGGTGATCTTGGGGATGGCCTATAAATTTGCAGAGGTATCAGCGCTGGATTCGATGTGTTGCTTAATGGTCAGCTCTTACCGTCGAGATGATGGTTCTGTCCAGCGCAACCAGGAACATGGCGACAAAGGCCGAAACAATCAGGCAGATAACCCTAATGGCGGACTGATTCTCCACAGAGCCGGGAGGGCCTGGAGGGCCTCCAGCTCTGGCTGGTGTTTCGTCTTGAGCATGAACATCGGTGGTAGATTTTTGACTGTGATGCTTCACCAGCTCCGGAGCGTCTACCGCAGCAGACTTGGGGCTGTCCGATATAGAGCTGCGTGATGAAGGCATTGTGGAAATACAGGGCGGCACAGCTCAAGCAGCTATCGATCGGTCACCAATGCACAAGGAAAGTCCTTTTTTAACCCAGGGGAGATCAGGAGGAAAGCTCTGGCTTATAAAGGGGCCTATCGGGAGGGCAAACATGGCTGGACGATCTCGCACTGTGTAGCAGCATATCGAAGAAGCTGGCCATCCAGCCGGGGATTAGCAAGTTCGCGACTGCAGTGATCGGGGGTTAGAAAGTGCGAGTACCAGGATGCAAACGTGGTTCGTCGGTCTTTCTAAAACCCGCCTGTCCCCCCGCCCCCACACTCTATGGTACACTTGCCCTTTCAttcattctttcttcctttctttcctttttttttccgccCAAAATCCTCGGGCTTCGGGCACTCGGACTCAGGAGCAACTCTTCTATCCCGTAGTCAATCACTTAATCACTTGCAACTGGATCAATAGTTTCTCAAGTCGTCGGCCATGACCACGCCGATCTCTACATCCGATCCGACCGCCACCACCGTCAAGCCCCGACGCGTGCTGGCATGCGTGTTGTGTCAGCAACGCAAGAGCAAATGTGACCGTAAATT comes from Penicillium oxalicum strain HP7-1 chromosome I, whole genome shotgun sequence and encodes:
- a CDS encoding Efflux pump aflT → MPSSRSSISDSPKSAAVDAPELVKHHSQKSTTDVHAQDETPARAGGPPGPPGSVENQSAIRVICLIVSAFVAMFLVALDRTIISTAIPKITDEFDSLNDVGWYGSSYLLTCCAFQLLFGKMYKLFSVRTVFLASILLFEVASAICGAAPNSVAFIVGRAICGVGAAGILAGTIMCIIHSVPLEKRPQIQGLFGALFGLASIVGPLIGGAFTSNVTWRWCFYVNLPIGGAAMIFIAFCLKIPKQDTTRIPWVEKLLQLDFLGTTFLVTGVVCLVLALQWGGQTYTWSNGRVVACLVLMGVLLIAFVAVQILVPKTATLPVRIFSQRSIISGFWQTLCVGSGNYIFVYFLPIWFQSIKGNTAVESGIRLLPMMLSMVVGSVGGGIVNSKIGYYTPLAIIGSCIMSVGAGLLTTFEVNTGAGKWIGYQIVYGIGLGLCFQIPNLAAQTVLPKPDVPSGLALMLFGQLIGAAVFVSVGENILANQLVKRLSGLPGFNRSLVTSGGVTELLDAIPANLRDTVLHSYNEALRKVFQAGLIISCLTVLGAATLEWKSIKKGQPKPDAENNGGAAGEKPVEAAGPK